The genomic DNA AGGAGCGTGATGACGAAAGACAGAAAGCTGGTAAGGGAACAGACTTTGCGAAGCATCAGTTTTCTCCCGGTTGCATTTTTTCACGAGTGGAAAGAGACACCAACCGTCCTTTTACACGCTGACGCGATACATGTTAATTAGATACTCATGTTTCGGGACGGCCCTTCCCCGTGAAAGGCCGTCCCGTCTTATCCTGTTTTCCGGTTAAACGGAAATTTGCTTACGAGTTGAATCCGCGGCCCATGCCTCGTCCCATGCCTCGGCCATTGCCGAGACCGGGGCAGTCACCGTAACCGGCACCGCCTCGGGGGCCAGCTCCGAAACCGCACTGGCCGCCGGGGCCGAAGCCACCGCATTGACCGCCACCGAATCCACGACCCATGACAAGGCCGGTTTCCTTCTCAATTTCACTGAAGGTCTTGTCGCGAAGTTCCTGCATCTTGACGCGCAGTTCGCTCATTTCATTCACGATCTTACCGATCTTCTTTTCGTTGGAATTGCCGTCGTTGACCATGGCTTCCAGCACGGTGTGCTTGGTCAGCATGGCGTTGCGAAGTTCGGTCATCTCCCCTCTGTGCTTGGCGAAGATGGCATCCACGGCAGCACGCTTTTCCGGGGTAAGCTGGCTGTATCCAGCACGCATGCCCGGTCCATCGCCGTTACAGCCACGTCCCTTGCCCTGCCCGTAGGCAAAAGCGAAAGAACTCAGCGCCAGAATCAGCAACGCGGACAGCGGGACAATCATCATGTTCTTCTTGGTGACAGCTTTGGTCATGGTCGTTTCCTCCAAAGGTTGTTTTTTCATGCAATCAGGAAAGTGTGTTAGTTTGACCTGTTTAAAGCACAGTCTGTGCCAAACTTTTTTATACAATGATTACAAGATGAAACAACTTCAAGACACAAACAGGACATTGATATTTGTGCCAACCGCTGCACATCAGATTGCACAAAACGTGCACAGAGTGCAAGGATAAACCGCCTTGACATCTCGCGACACGACACCACATTTGTCATAGACAAAAGAAATCAACCAAAGGACGCACCATGCCTATTTATGAATACGTCTGTGCCGATTGCGAAAACGAGTTCGAGGAACTCGTCTTTTCCCATGACGAAACCCCGCCCTGCCCCAAGTGCGGATCAAGGAACGTGACCAAGCTCATGAGCGCGGGAGTCGTGAAAACCGAAAGCGGCACACCGGATCTCGGTCCCATGCCACCCATGGGCGGAGGCTGCGGCAGCAGCGGCGGTGGCTGAGGCATATAGCCTTCCGCCCCGGTCGGGGCGGCTCCGTACCGTTTCCTTTCAATTGAAGACATGCTAGGGAATTGTTCCGTCACGCGCACAGAACGCAGGCGGAAACATATCCCGATATGGAGAGACACATGTCCAACAGACTCCCTTGGCCAGAATATTTCATGCGTATCGCGCACCTTGTGGCGCAGCGCTCCACCTGCACCCGCCGTGCAGTAGGTGCCATCGCCGTGCACGACAAACGCATCCTCGCCACCGGCTACAACGGCGTGCCGACCAACATCGCCCACTGCGAAGAAGTCGGCTGTCTCCGCGACAAACTGAATATCCCCTCAGGGGAACGCCACGAACTCTGCCGCGGCCTGCACGCCGAACAGAACGTCATCATACAGGCCGCCACACACGGCCTCGACCTCAAGGGCTGCGACATATACTGCACCACCAAGCCCTGCATCCTCTGCACCAAGATGCTCATCAACTGCCAGGTGCAGAACATCTACTTCTCCGAGAACTACCCTGACGAGCTCTCCGAGGAAATGCTCGACGAAGCCGGAGTGAATTATGTCTATATGGAAGGCGACTTCATCTAGAGACGAAGAGTTCATGGCGCGAGCCATTGAACTGGCCCGACGCGGACGCGGACCGACCGCACCCAATCCGTGCGTCGGCGCCGTACTCGTCAGCAACGACACCGTGGTCGCCGAAGGATGGCACACCCGCGTTGGCGAGTTGCATGCCGAACGTGAATGCCTTGCCGATGCCCGTGATAAAGGCATCAATCCGCAGGGCATGACCATGTACGTCACTCTGGAGCCGTGCAATCATCACGGCAGGACGCCGCCCTGCACCGAGGCGATCATCGAGGCGGACATAGCACGCGTCGTGATCGGCACCCGTGACCCCAACCCGGTGGCCGCCGGTGGGATCGAAAAACTCGTGGAGCACGGCATCAACGTCGAGTCCGGCATTCTGGAACAGGACTGCAAGGACCTCATCGCGGACTTTCTGCTCTGGCAGACGTCCCACTCCCCGTACAACATCATCAAGATGGCTGCCACGCTTGACGGCAAGATCGCCTCGCGCTTCCGCAAACCGGAACCGGTCTCCTGCCCGGAATCCTTCCGCAAGGTACACGAACTCCGCTCGCAGGTCGGAGCCGTGGTCATCGGCGGCGGTACATTCCACGCGGACAACCCGAGCCTGACCTGCCGGCTGGACAAACTGCCCGAAGGCTTCACCCAGCCCTACGCGGTGATCGTGACGTCCCGGCTGCCCGAAAACCCGGAAGACTTCACCCTGCTGTCATCCCGCCCGGAGCGCACCATCTTCATGACAACCGAAGACGCCGCCCGAAGCGACCTTGCCGACGGACTACGTAAACGCGGTACACGGGTCTGGCCCCTGCCCGGAGAGTCCGGCTGCCTGAACCTTTCCAGCGGTTTCGAGCGCCTGCGGTACGAACTCGGATGCCACTACACCCTGTGCGAAGGCGGCGGACAGTTCGCCATGACCTGCATCGAACAGGGACTGGCCGACGAGATTGTTCACTTCGTCACCCCGCGCGTGCTCGGCGACAACTCTGCCCCGGCTGCCTATTCGGGACGGGAAGACGTCCCCATGGCCGATGCCGTGAACTTCCGCATCTCCCGGCTGGAAGCCACCGGCACCGACATCATGCTGACCTTGCGCCCGGAATAGCTCCTTCACTTCTTTCCGGCTGCATCCGACGTAGCTGCAACGGATTTACACCCGCTCCGCTCCCTGTTACAACCGCACCAACGACAAACCAAGTGAGGAATTTTCCATGTTCACCGGACTCGTCATGGGTATGGGCCGCATTGAAGCCGCCGACAACAGGGGCGCGGAAACACGTTTTCGCATCGCCCCGCTTTTCACTCTTTCCGACATCGAACTCGGCGAATCCATCGCCGTCAACGGCGTCTGCCTGACCGTGGAGACCTTTGGCGACAACTGGTTCACGGCCTATGCATCCCGCGAAACCATGTCCGTCACCAGCCTCGGTGAACTCAAAGTGGGCAGCAAAGCCAACCTTGAACGGGCCATGGCCATGGGCGACCGTTTCGGCGGACACATCGTCTCCGGTCACGTAGACGCCCTCGCATCCGTCGAGGCAGTCCGTCCTGCCGGTGAATCGAAAATCTACCGCCTCACCTTCTCCTCCGAGCATGGCAAGTACGTCATTCCCAAAGGCTCCGTCGCGCTCGACGGCATCAGCCTGACAGTCAACGACTGCGGCCCCACATGGCTCGAAGTGAACATCATCCCCGAAACCCAGAAGGCCACCACCATCTCCGGCTGGACCCCCGGCAGAAACGTCAACATGGAAACCGACGTCATCGGCAAATACGTCGAACGCATGGTCGCACCATGGACCGCCACCGGCGACAAGCCCGAAAAAGAATCCAAGATCACCATGGATTACCTGCGAGAACATGGCTTCTAAGAAAAACAAGAAGAATTCATCGCGCCGCCGTCCGCGCCAGCGCATCTGTCCGCCGCCGCCCAAGACATCGGAGCGGACCTACGTCCGGATCGAGCCGACAAACATCGGCCTGTTCCGCTTCCTGCTCGAAGCGCACGACAATCTCGGCATCTTCACGGTTACGGACAAATTCAAGGGCATTCTCATGCTTCGCTACAGCCCGCACCAGAAGCAGGACATCAAGAAATTCATCCGCCAAGTCGCTACGGAAATGGACATCGAAGTGGTGATGTAGGCGACTCGGCGGCCCTTCGGGGACCGCTGCGCGTGGCTGCTGCCGTGTGGCCCCTTCCGGGGGACCAGAGCGCTGCTCTGGACTCGCCAAAGGCCGAGGGCCTTTTGGAATTCCGGTGCGCCTTCGACGGGCTGCGCCAATTACGTTTTGAGCCGGGAAAAATGGGTGTAAGTCCGTACTGCTTAACGGTACTTTCACAGCCTTTTTTCCCGGCTCAAAACGTGGGGGTATTTTTAAGATAAGAAAAAGGAGATAGGTTTAATCCAAGGCTAAACACGCCACCACGACAATTCTTCAAGTTACTTCCGCAGGCCCTAGTGGCGTGGGCACCGTTCCAATAAAAATGCGCCGGTCTGTTGCTTTTCATTTTTTGCAACTGACCGGCGCATTTTCATTGAAACACGGTTTTCCGTTCACATCCAAACTTCCCACTCAACCGACGCCGAAGGCGAACCAAAAAGCTTCGGAGATTCTCAAGAACCCTTCACGAAGGGTTCTTGAGCCGTCGGAGACGCCCCCCGGCGAGGGTTTTATTCTCTTCTACAGAACGTCCCAAGTAGCACCCTGCGGGGTGTCCTTGACTTCGACGTTCATGGCGACGAGTTCATCGCGGATGGCATCGGACTTTTCAAAGTCCTTGTTTGCGCGGGCTTCCTTGCGGGCGTCGAGCAGTTCCTGCACCTTGGCGGGTTCGATACCGGCACGGGCAGCGCGGTTGTCACGCAGTTCGGTGAGGAATTCGGCAGGCTCGCGCTCGAAGATACCGAGCACAGTGCCCCAGACCTTGATGTCTTCCTTGATGCGGATGAAGAGATCACGCCCGCCTTCGGATTTGCGGAGATTCTTGTCCTCGGCAATGCGTCCGGCAAGACGGATGGCGGAAAAGACATGACCGAGCGCACCGGCGGTGTTAATGTCGTCTTCCATGGCCTCGGCCCAGTGCTTTTCGATCTCGTCAAGTTCGGTGACCAGCTCTTCCGGGAACGGGGATTTCTTCCACTTGGACTTACCAAGCTCCACGTCGACCTGTGCGAGGGCGGAGTAGACGCGCTTGATGCCTTTTTCGGCTTCTTCCAGAGCGTCGAAAGAAAAGTCGAGGGGGCTGCGGTAATGCATGGTCAGCAGGAAATAGCGCAGGGTCTCGGGCAGGAACTGGGCGAGAATGTCACGGATGGTGAAGAAGTTTCCAAGGGATTTGGACATCTTCTCGGAGTTGATCTGCACGAACCCGTTGTGAACCCAGAAATTGGCAAACGGTTTGCCGGTTGCGGCCTCGGACTGGGCGATCTCGTTTTCATGGTGCGGGAAGGAAAGATCCTGTCCGCCGCCGTGAATATCGAGCGGCAGGGGCGCGTACTTCTCACTCATGGCCGAGCATTCGAGATGCCAGCCGGGACGGCCTTTGCCCCACGGGGATTCCCATGAAGGCTCACCGGGCTTGGCTCCCTTCCAGAGAGCGAAATCGAGCGGGTCCTGCTTTTCTTCGCCGGGATTGATGCGTGCGCCGGATTCGAGTTCGTCGATGTTGCGGCCGGACAGCTTTCCGTACCCGTCAAAGGAACGGACCTTGAAGTAGACGTCGCCGGACGGCGTGGCGTAGGCGTGATCCTTTTCGATCAGCCGCTCGGTAAGAGCGATCATCTCGGAAATATGTTCGGTACACTTTGGCTCGACATCGGCACGCATTACGGCCAGACGGTCCATGTCCACGTAGAACTCACCGATGAATTTCTCGGCAATGGCGGAGGATTCTTCCCCGACCTCGTTGGCACGCTTGATGATCTTGTCGTCCACGTCCGTGAAGTTGCGGATGAAAGTGACGTCGTAGCCTTTGTGACGCAGATAACGGTACAGGACGTCAAACACCACACTGGAGCGAGCGTGGCCGATGTGACAGAGGTCATAGGCGGTGATACCGCAGACGTACATGTTGACCTTGTTGTCGTTGATCGGGGTGAATTCCTGCTTTTTGCGAGCAAGCGTATTGTAAAGTCTCATTGGAAAGCTCCGCTTGTAATACTTTGAATTTACAATCTATTGGTTAGATATTGTCGCTTGAATCAGTTACCACGGTAACGTTCATCAACCGAAGATTTTCGTAAAAGTCACGTCCCATGAAAATATAGAGAAACGGCACAGGCTCGGCAGGTTTTGCCGATATGGTCACCGTACCGGGATCATCCACAAACCGCTTCAGTCCGCGCAGGGCGTTTTCCGCAACCGAATTATCCTGAGTGCCTGCATAATCCGCCATGGCATCCAGCTCGGCACAGAACATGGAACGCACCTCACTGCGGGAAATGCCCATCCGCGTCGCCGTACCGTCAACAGCCTGGTCCATGAACGAACGATTGACAACCGTCAAGTTCATCTCGGCAAGGCGTAACCCGACGAGTTTTTCCACACGAAGCTGTGCAAGGTCAAGGCGATCAAACGTCCCGGTGAGCTTTGCCTCGCCAAGCCCATCCAGACTGACATCCAGATTGCTCACGACGAGTGATTGCTTGTCGGGATTGTACCTGTACGCGACAGCCACGTCTCCAGCCACGGAAGTCCGGCCCATGGCCGCCAGCGGGGCAGCCAGATCGCCAAAATTGGCGGGGCTGACATTCATTGTAAGACCGGAAGCGTCCATGGCAACAAAATGAGGGACAGAATGCATCTGGTCAAAGGCGTTGATACGCACAGTATCAGCGGAAAACTGCTGTCCGAGGGGTAGGGTCGCGGTAACACCTTCGAGAACCACGGTCTGGTCGAGAATATCCACTGCAAGATCAGCGTAATTGACACTCAGGCCGTCCACGTTGGCAACAGCTTCATTGAAGCCCTTCTCCACCTCGCTGTTCACGAACCAGATCAGGCCGAAATAGCAGATCGTGGCAAAGATCACGAAGGAAAGCAGGAATTTCCACGTACGGGACACAGCCTACATCTCCCTGAGGGCGGTAACCGTGGCAACGGCCTTGATGCCCTTTTTCTCGCCGGTGAAACCGAGTTTTTCCTCGGTGGTGGCCTTGAAATTCACCTGATGCGCGTCCAGTCCGAGCAGGCGGCAGACGTTTTTAGTAATCTGCGCGGCATGGGGCGAAAGCTTCGGAATCTGGGTAATGACCGTCAGGTCGGCATGCACGATACGCACCCCGGCTTCTTCGGCCAGAGCAAGCGTCTCCTTGAGGAGCAGGGAGCTGTTCGCCCCGGAAAATTTGGGATCGGTGTCCGGAAAATGGGTCCCGATGTCACCACCGCCGAACGTACCGAGTACCGCGTCGGTCAAGGCGTGCAGCAGGACATCCCCGTCCGAATGCGCGACAATGGTCAGGGAGCCGGGGACAGGCACGCCGCCAAGCACCAGAGGCCGGTCATTCTCACCGCCGAAGCGATGGACGTCATACCCCCATCCCACGCACGGAACCGTGACCTTGGCCTCTTCCAGTCGGGCAAGGTCTTCGGGAGTGGTGATCTTGATGTTGGCCTGCTCGCCGGGGATGGTCGCAACCTCGGCCAGCCGTTCGACCATGCTCGCGTCGTCGGTTACGTCCCAGCCTTCCTGTTCGGCACGCTCATGCGCCTGAACAAGCAAGTCTTTCTCAAACCCCTGCGGCGTCTGCACGGCACGGAGTTCGGAACGGGTCAGCGTGGCGGAAACGGTGTCTCCTTCGACTTTCTTGATGGTGTCAGTCACCGGAATAACCGGGATGACACCCTGAGCACCTGCATTCAATGCGTCGACAAGACCGTTGATGATGCGGGCGGAAACAAACGGACGGGCCGAGTCATGGACCAGCACGCCGTCACACTTGGTCGGCAGTTCGCGCAGACCGTTGAAAACGGAATCCTGACGCCGTTCACCGCCTTCGCAGACAGCCCATTTCACACCGAGATCTTCGCTCCTGAAAAACTGGCGGACCTGTTTGGCCATGGCCTTGGCATCCTCGGGCGGAAACACGAACACGAGGCCTTTCACCCCGCTCACGCGCGAAAAAGTCCGGGCGGAATGCCAGAAAAGCGGCACGCCACGGTACTTGAGATACTGCTTTCGCACGCCCCCCGACGCCTCGGCCAGACGGGTGCCTGAACCGGCGGCAAGGATTATGCCCCATGTGTTTTTCAGCGGTCGATCCATTCGAATCCTCAAGATGCGCCCCGGACCGAAGCCCGAGGCGCGCAATATATTCAGGTTTGGAGCCGGTCGATAAGCCGGGTCTTGTTCCCTCGCAAGCGAGGGCGACTGTCATTCATCTAGGACGACTGTTACCAGCCGCCTCAAGCAACCTACCCGGTGACACGATCGGGCCGATCTTGGCGCCACCCTATTTGGTCTTGCTCCGGACGGAGTTCACCTGGCCTGCCGTGTCACCACGACAGCCGGTGGGCTCTTACCCCACCCTTTCACCCTTACCGCCGGGACGAACCCGGAGGCGGTCTACTCTCTGTTGCACGTGACGGGGATCGCTCCCCCTGGGAGTTACCCAGCGTCCTGCCCTGCGGAGCCCGGACTTTCCTCTCCGATCAAAAGATCGCAGCGACAGTCTGTCCGACTCCAAACCTGTTCGTATGCCGCAAGCGGCACGATTTCCTTGTTGCTCCTACACTCGATTCAAGCGCAGGAAAAGCGTTCTTAGTCCTCGACTTCAGCGGGCTTCCAGTGGATCAGCCGCTGGCAGTTGGGGCAGCTCAGAATCTGCTGGCCCTTTTGCAGGTCGTTGTAATCCTGCGGCGGAATCATGATGTGGCAGCCGTGGCAGACGCCGTCGGTCACCGGCACGATGACCGGGTTTTCCATACGTTCGCGGATGAACTCGTAACGGCCGAGGATCGGCGGCGGAACGACCTTGCAGGCCTTCTTGCGCTTGCGGCCGAGAGATTCAAGCTTCTTCTGGGCCTTCTGCATACGCACCTCAAGAGTCTCCTTAAGCGCATCATACTGTTCCTTGACACCACTCATATCCTCTTTGAGGGCTGCGGTGGCTTCGTTCTGACGGCCCAGCTCTTCCTTGACGGCGGCCTGCTCATCCTCACGCATGCGGTTGAGTTTCTCAAGGCTGTCCATCTCGCGCATCATGGCGTGATATTCCTTGGTGTTGCCGACCAGCATGAGCTTGTTCTTGCTCTTCTTGATCTTGCCCGCATCCTCTTCGATCTCAAGGTCCAGCTTCTTCTGCTGTTCCTTGAGAAGTTCCATGCGTTCGTTGATCTGAACCTTACGCTCGTCAAAGCTGCTCATCTGCGCTTCAAGATCGGCCAGCTCAAGCGGAGCCTTTTCGATCTCGTCCTTCAGGATGAGAATCTCGTCATCCACCTGTTGCAGGATGATCAACTGCTCAATCTGTTTCTCGTACATCTGCACACCTCTTTATCTATTTGAAATAAATCAGTTACCTGTTTACGACGTGGAACCTGAACGGGTCCTCGCCCTTGAAGAATTTCACCTCGGCACCATCCAGCGCCCCGGCGAGCTCATCGGCAAAAAGCCGCATCATTTCCTCTTCCAGTGAAAAATGCCCCACATCCGCCACGCAGACATCCGCTTCCACGGCGGGGTGGTATTTCATGTCGCCCGTAATGAACACGTCGGCACCAGCGCGGGCCGCACGACCCACAAGCGTCGTTCCCGACCCGCCGCAATAGGCGACTTTTTCAACCATTTCAGGCTTGGGACCGGACACGGTAAACGCGTCACGGTCAATGAGTCCGCCAAGCAGGTCGGCGAAGTCATTCCACGGCATCGGCTCCGGCAGCACGCCCACCTCGCCAAAACCGACTTCATCACGAGGCCCGGTCAACTGACGAGTATAGAAGACCGGCTTGCGCCCCATGGAAAATTCTATTCCACCGGCAATCTCGCCCCACGCGCTCTCATCGCACACGAGCC from uncultured Pseudodesulfovibrio sp. includes the following:
- a CDS encoding Spy/CpxP family protein refolding chaperone, which translates into the protein MTKAVTKKNMMIVPLSALLILALSSFAFAYGQGKGRGCNGDGPGMRAGYSQLTPEKRAAVDAIFAKHRGEMTELRNAMLTKHTVLEAMVNDGNSNEKKIGKIVNEMSELRVKMQELRDKTFSEIEKETGLVMGRGFGGGQCGGFGPGGQCGFGAGPRGGAGYGDCPGLGNGRGMGRGMGRGFNS
- a CDS encoding zinc ribbon domain-containing protein; this translates as MPIYEYVCADCENEFEELVFSHDETPPCPKCGSRNVTKLMSAGVVKTESGTPDLGPMPPMGGGCGSSGGG
- a CDS encoding cytidine/deoxycytidylate deaminase family protein; the encoded protein is MSNRLPWPEYFMRIAHLVAQRSTCTRRAVGAIAVHDKRILATGYNGVPTNIAHCEEVGCLRDKLNIPSGERHELCRGLHAEQNVIIQAATHGLDLKGCDIYCTTKPCILCTKMLINCQVQNIYFSENYPDELSEEMLDEAGVNYVYMEGDFI
- the ribD gene encoding bifunctional diaminohydroxyphosphoribosylaminopyrimidine deaminase/5-amino-6-(5-phosphoribosylamino)uracil reductase RibD; the encoded protein is MSIWKATSSRDEEFMARAIELARRGRGPTAPNPCVGAVLVSNDTVVAEGWHTRVGELHAERECLADARDKGINPQGMTMYVTLEPCNHHGRTPPCTEAIIEADIARVVIGTRDPNPVAAGGIEKLVEHGINVESGILEQDCKDLIADFLLWQTSHSPYNIIKMAATLDGKIASRFRKPEPVSCPESFRKVHELRSQVGAVVIGGGTFHADNPSLTCRLDKLPEGFTQPYAVIVTSRLPENPEDFTLLSSRPERTIFMTTEDAARSDLADGLRKRGTRVWPLPGESGCLNLSSGFERLRYELGCHYTLCEGGGQFAMTCIEQGLADEIVHFVTPRVLGDNSAPAAYSGREDVPMADAVNFRISRLEATGTDIMLTLRPE
- a CDS encoding riboflavin synthase, which encodes MFTGLVMGMGRIEAADNRGAETRFRIAPLFTLSDIELGESIAVNGVCLTVETFGDNWFTAYASRETMSVTSLGELKVGSKANLERAMAMGDRFGGHIVSGHVDALASVEAVRPAGESKIYRLTFSSEHGKYVIPKGSVALDGISLTVNDCGPTWLEVNIIPETQKATTISGWTPGRNVNMETDVIGKYVERMVAPWTATGDKPEKESKITMDYLREHGF
- a CDS encoding DUF4911 domain-containing protein, which produces MASKKNKKNSSRRRPRQRICPPPPKTSERTYVRIEPTNIGLFRFLLEAHDNLGIFTVTDKFKGILMLRYSPHQKQDIKKFIRQVATEMDIEVVM
- the cysS gene encoding cysteine--tRNA ligase, whose translation is MRLYNTLARKKQEFTPINDNKVNMYVCGITAYDLCHIGHARSSVVFDVLYRYLRHKGYDVTFIRNFTDVDDKIIKRANEVGEESSAIAEKFIGEFYVDMDRLAVMRADVEPKCTEHISEMIALTERLIEKDHAYATPSGDVYFKVRSFDGYGKLSGRNIDELESGARINPGEEKQDPLDFALWKGAKPGEPSWESPWGKGRPGWHLECSAMSEKYAPLPLDIHGGGQDLSFPHHENEIAQSEAATGKPFANFWVHNGFVQINSEKMSKSLGNFFTIRDILAQFLPETLRYFLLTMHYRSPLDFSFDALEEAEKGIKRVYSALAQVDVELGKSKWKKSPFPEELVTELDEIEKHWAEAMEDDINTAGALGHVFSAIRLAGRIAEDKNLRKSEGGRDLFIRIKEDIKVWGTVLGIFEREPAEFLTELRDNRAARAGIEPAKVQELLDARKEARANKDFEKSDAIRDELVAMNVEVKDTPQGATWDVL
- the ispD gene encoding 2-C-methyl-D-erythritol 4-phosphate cytidylyltransferase, whose product is MDRPLKNTWGIILAAGSGTRLAEASGGVRKQYLKYRGVPLFWHSARTFSRVSGVKGLVFVFPPEDAKAMAKQVRQFFRSEDLGVKWAVCEGGERRQDSVFNGLRELPTKCDGVLVHDSARPFVSARIINGLVDALNAGAQGVIPVIPVTDTIKKVEGDTVSATLTRSELRAVQTPQGFEKDLLVQAHERAEQEGWDVTDDASMVERLAEVATIPGEQANIKITTPEDLARLEEAKVTVPCVGWGYDVHRFGGENDRPLVLGGVPVPGSLTIVAHSDGDVLLHALTDAVLGTFGGGDIGTHFPDTDPKFSGANSSLLLKETLALAEEAGVRIVHADLTVITQIPKLSPHAAQITKNVCRLLGLDAHQVNFKATTEEKLGFTGEKKGIKAVATVTALREM
- a CDS encoding C4-type zinc ribbon domain-containing protein — protein: MYEKQIEQLIILQQVDDEILILKDEIEKAPLELADLEAQMSSFDERKVQINERMELLKEQQKKLDLEIEEDAGKIKKSKNKLMLVGNTKEYHAMMREMDSLEKLNRMREDEQAAVKEELGRQNEATAALKEDMSGVKEQYDALKETLEVRMQKAQKKLESLGRKRKKACKVVPPPILGRYEFIRERMENPVIVPVTDGVCHGCHIMIPPQDYNDLQKGQQILSCPNCQRLIHWKPAEVED